A region of Carassius auratus strain Wakin chromosome 11, ASM336829v1, whole genome shotgun sequence DNA encodes the following proteins:
- the LOC113111154 gene encoding ras-related protein Rab-7a isoform X1 — protein sequence MTEWSTPHLKVILIGNSGVGKSSFMSRFVHHRFTNLYRATIGVDFLTKEITIDKRSVILQIWDTAGTERFHSLGTTLYRGAHCCLLVFDVTSSVSFDALDVWKKEFLVQACPSDPSAFPFIVLGNKIDLDYREVSSSKAQQWCSEIGAEYFECSAKEDICVDTTFHSAARAALQYLIRHHVENGEDIQITQKQQEKQPNKKCYC from the exons ATGACAGAGTGGAGCACACCACACTTGAAAGTCATTCTTATTGGAAACTCTGG AGTGGGAAAGTCTTCATTTATGAGCCGGTTCGTCCACCATCGCTTTACTAACTTGTATCGTGCCACAATCGGGGTTGATTTCCTTACGAAAGAAATCACTATTGATAAAAGATCAGTGATTCTTCAG ATCTGGGACACTGCAGGAACAGAGAGGTTTCACTCTCTTGGTACCACACTGTACCGTGGAGCTCACTGCTGCCTTCTAGTGTTTGATGTTACCTCATCCGTCTCCTTTGATGCACTAGACGTCTGGAAGAAAGAGTTCCTGGTGCAGGCATGTCCCTCGGACCCCTCTGCATTCCCTTTCATAGTTCTCGGCAATAAAATTGACCTGGATTATCGTGAG GTGTCTTCTAGCAAAGCCCAGCAGTGGTGCAGTGAAATCGGAGCTGAATATTTTGAATGTAGTGCCAAGGAAGACATTTGCGTGGACACCACTTTTCACAGTGCGGCACGAGCAGCCCTGCAGTAT CTCATAAGACACCATGTGGAAAATGGAGAGGACATCCAGATTACACAGAAACAACAGGAGAAGCAGccaaataaaaaatgctattgtTGA
- the LOC113111154 gene encoding ras-related protein Rab-7a isoform X2, translating to MTEWSTPHLKVILIGNSGVGKSSFMSRFVHHRFTNLYRATIGVDFLTKEITIDKRSVILQIWDTAGTERFHSLGTTLYRGAHCCLLVFDVTSSVSFDALDVWKKEFLVQACPSDPSAFPFIVLGNKIDLDYREVSSSKAQQWCSEIGAEYFECSAKEDICVDTTFHSAARAALHS from the exons ATGACAGAGTGGAGCACACCACACTTGAAAGTCATTCTTATTGGAAACTCTGG AGTGGGAAAGTCTTCATTTATGAGCCGGTTCGTCCACCATCGCTTTACTAACTTGTATCGTGCCACAATCGGGGTTGATTTCCTTACGAAAGAAATCACTATTGATAAAAGATCAGTGATTCTTCAG ATCTGGGACACTGCAGGAACAGAGAGGTTTCACTCTCTTGGTACCACACTGTACCGTGGAGCTCACTGCTGCCTTCTAGTGTTTGATGTTACCTCATCCGTCTCCTTTGATGCACTAGACGTCTGGAAGAAAGAGTTCCTGGTGCAGGCATGTCCCTCGGACCCCTCTGCATTCCCTTTCATAGTTCTCGGCAATAAAATTGACCTGGATTATCGTGAG GTGTCTTCTAGCAAAGCCCAGCAGTGGTGCAGTGAAATCGGAGCTGAATATTTTGAATGTAGTGCCAAGGAAGACATTTGCGTGGACACCACTTTTCACAGTGCGGCACGAGCAGCCCTGCA CTCATAA